In a single window of the Natronosalvus caseinilyticus genome:
- a CDS encoding acyl-CoA dehydrogenase family protein: MLDFVELEAGLNSEERLIRDTAREFVEKEVAPDIGDHFENGTFPTELIPEMGEMGFYAPNLEGYGSPNVSETAYGLLMQELEACDSGLRSMASVQGALVMYPIHAYGSEAQKEAWLPKLGAGEAVGCFGLTEPEHGSNPSGMETRAEKDADGYVLNGSKTWITNSPIADVAVVWAKDRSSDNTVRGFLVETDRDGVSTNKITEKLSLRASITGEIGLNDVRVPEENVLPGVEGMKGPLSCLTQARYGIAWGAVGAARDCFETARQYATDREQFGGPIGRFQLQQDKLAEMATQITLAQLLAHRLAELKERGDLRPQHVSMAKRNNVRMAREQSRVAREMLGGNGITTDYSPMRHLANMETVYTYEGTHDIHTLVLGHDLTGIPAYDQ, from the coding sequence ATGCTCGACTTCGTAGAGTTAGAGGCAGGTCTGAATAGTGAAGAGCGTCTCATTCGCGATACTGCCCGTGAGTTCGTCGAGAAGGAAGTTGCGCCTGATATCGGCGACCACTTCGAGAACGGGACCTTCCCCACCGAGTTGATCCCTGAGATGGGTGAGATGGGCTTTTACGCGCCGAACCTCGAGGGGTACGGCTCTCCGAACGTCTCCGAAACGGCCTACGGGCTGTTGATGCAGGAACTCGAGGCCTGTGACTCTGGCCTGCGGTCGATGGCCTCGGTTCAGGGCGCCCTGGTCATGTATCCTATCCACGCCTACGGGAGCGAGGCCCAGAAGGAAGCGTGGCTCCCCAAACTCGGGGCGGGCGAGGCCGTCGGCTGTTTCGGCCTCACGGAGCCCGAACACGGCTCAAATCCGTCGGGGATGGAGACCCGCGCCGAGAAGGATGCCGACGGCTACGTGCTCAACGGCTCGAAGACTTGGATCACGAACTCCCCTATCGCCGACGTGGCGGTCGTCTGGGCGAAGGATCGATCGAGCGACAATACGGTTCGTGGATTCCTAGTCGAGACCGATCGCGACGGGGTGTCAACCAACAAGATCACCGAGAAGCTCTCGCTTCGGGCGTCGATCACGGGCGAAATCGGCCTGAACGATGTACGCGTGCCCGAGGAGAACGTCCTTCCGGGGGTCGAAGGGATGAAAGGGCCGCTGTCGTGTCTGACTCAGGCCCGGTACGGTATCGCCTGGGGCGCGGTCGGCGCAGCACGAGACTGTTTCGAGACCGCACGCCAGTATGCCACCGACCGCGAGCAATTCGGAGGGCCGATCGGTCGCTTCCAGCTTCAGCAGGACAAGCTAGCGGAGATGGCGACCCAGATAACGCTAGCGCAGTTGCTGGCTCACCGCCTCGCCGAACTCAAAGAACGCGGCGACTTGCGCCCGCAGCACGTCTCGATGGCCAAACGCAACAACGTCCGGATGGCTCGCGAGCAGTCTCGCGTGGCTCGCGAAATGCTCGGGGGCAACGGCATCACGACAGACTACTCGCCGATGCGCCACCTCGCGAACATGGAAACGGTCTACACCTACGAGGGAACCCACGATATCCACACGCTCGTGCTGGGCCACGATCTGACCGGAATTCCCGCCTACGACCAGTAA
- a CDS encoding 3-isopropylmalate dehydratase codes for MRIEGPAHVIGDAVDTDQIIPGKYLHLDDKSDFGDHVLEGYDPGLPNRIETGDVIVAGENLGLGSSREAAPLALKYAGVGAVIAESFSRIFYRNCINVGLPLAEVDDVTSYVDDGDVVAVDLTEGEFTHVDSGTTLPSETLPPNLQEILDAGGLVEYRKQQIE; via the coding sequence ATGCGGATCGAGGGACCTGCTCATGTGATCGGCGATGCGGTCGACACCGATCAAATTATCCCCGGAAAATACCTTCACCTGGACGATAAGAGCGATTTTGGAGATCACGTGCTGGAGGGGTACGATCCGGGCCTTCCGAACCGTATCGAAACGGGCGATGTTATCGTCGCTGGAGAGAACCTCGGTCTCGGCTCCTCTCGCGAGGCCGCTCCGCTCGCGCTCAAATACGCAGGCGTTGGAGCTGTCATTGCCGAGTCATTCTCGCGGATCTTCTATCGAAACTGCATCAACGTCGGTCTACCTCTAGCAGAAGTTGACGACGTGACGTCATACGTCGATGACGGTGACGTCGTTGCTGTCGATCTTACGGAGGGAGAATTCACGCATGTCGATAGCGGAACGACGCTCCCCTCGGAGACGCTTCCCCCTAATCTTCAGGAGATACTCGATGCCGGTGGTCTCGTCGAATATCGAAAACAACAGATCGAATAG
- a CDS encoding IclR family transcriptional regulator: protein MASNTGERRGIKATKTTFDIIETIHERGHIRLVELANEVGIANSTAFDHLATLKELGYVVEDDDGFRLGLKLLDHGMQAKYHYRELHEAAKPVLEQLVNETDEAVNLVVEEHDYAVYIARLTGDRGVPTNSWVGKRKQIHTLSAGKAILAHLPDERVDDLTRRTGLVGVTDDTITAQDELKDELADIRQRGVAFNNRESHESIRAVGAPIILNDTVHGAVSVAGPARRLTGEYFRTEIPDLLLGAVNEIELKLAYQ, encoded by the coding sequence ATGGCGTCCAATACGGGGGAACGACGCGGGATCAAAGCCACCAAGACGACGTTCGATATCATCGAAACGATCCATGAGCGGGGACACATTCGTCTGGTCGAGCTCGCAAACGAAGTCGGTATCGCCAATAGCACGGCGTTCGACCATCTCGCCACGCTCAAGGAACTCGGATACGTTGTCGAGGACGACGATGGATTCCGACTGGGACTAAAACTTCTCGACCACGGAATGCAGGCGAAGTATCACTACCGCGAGTTGCACGAAGCCGCCAAACCCGTCCTTGAGCAGCTGGTCAACGAGACCGACGAAGCCGTTAATTTAGTCGTGGAGGAACACGACTACGCCGTGTACATCGCGCGTCTTACCGGTGATCGGGGCGTCCCGACAAACTCATGGGTCGGAAAGCGGAAACAGATCCATACGCTTTCGGCGGGAAAGGCAATTCTCGCCCACCTTCCCGACGAACGGGTTGACGACCTGACGAGGCGAACCGGTTTGGTGGGGGTAACGGACGACACCATCACCGCTCAGGACGAACTCAAAGATGAACTTGCAGACATTCGTCAGCGCGGGGTTGCGTTCAACAACCGTGAGTCACACGAAAGCATTCGGGCCGTCGGTGCCCCCATCATCCTGAATGATACCGTTCACGGAGCCGTTTCGGTCGCTGGTCCCGCCAGACGATTGACCGGTGAGTATTTCAGAACCGAGATCCCCGACCTCTTGCTCGGGGCAGTCAACGAAATCGAACTCAAACTCGCTTACCAGTAA
- a CDS encoding Zn-ribbon domain-containing OB-fold protein produces the protein MSAGGNEDVPEYNDFLEAVDAGDPFALVCPNDHHWIPPRRVCPSCGSTELRRESVPTTGSVVTYTRIEVPPSEFVDDVPYTTGIASFGPVSITGLLRGVDPANLEIGQTVTLLLEHTAADEEVVTFRPK, from the coding sequence ATGAGTGCCGGAGGCAACGAGGATGTCCCGGAGTACAATGACTTTCTTGAGGCGGTCGATGCGGGTGACCCCTTCGCACTCGTCTGCCCAAACGATCATCACTGGATCCCCCCGCGGCGTGTCTGTCCGTCCTGCGGGTCGACGGAGCTCCGTCGTGAATCCGTACCGACCACCGGTTCCGTCGTGACGTACACTCGAATCGAGGTTCCGCCATCTGAGTTTGTCGATGATGTCCCGTATACGACTGGTATTGCCTCGTTCGGGCCTGTCTCGATCACTGGTTTGTTACGAGGGGTCGATCCCGCTAATCTCGAGATAGGACAAACTGTGACGCTCTTACTCGAGCACACAGCTGCTGATGAGGAAGTCGTTACGTTTCGGCCGAAGTGA
- a CDS encoding isocitrate lyase/PEP mutase family protein — protein sequence MRYSTQLKERLEQDEILVCPGSHDPLTARVIDKVGFDAAYMTGYGTSLSTTGYPDSGLITMTEMVRNARNIQETIDVPLIADADNGFGNAVNTIRTVREYINAGLGGIQIEDQTFPKRCGHVEGRQVIGREEAVGKVEAAASVRDERDEDFVIIARTDALGAVDGTVKKAISRANAFLDAGADVAFVEGPTTTDEVEEVGAGVDGPLLYNCTGISPLMDADELESAGFDILLYPGICTRTAIISMYEAAVKVKSEGTDAVGEVYKEMDELPIGGLHEFSGFPQIVEWEEQFLPETEQEKYEDTLGESITD from the coding sequence ATGCGTTACAGCACGCAGTTGAAAGAGCGACTCGAACAGGACGAAATTCTCGTCTGTCCTGGCTCCCACGACCCGTTGACAGCACGGGTGATCGACAAGGTCGGGTTCGACGCGGCCTACATGACCGGTTACGGGACCTCACTGTCGACGACTGGTTACCCCGATTCGGGACTAATCACGATGACCGAGATGGTCCGTAATGCCAGAAATATCCAGGAAACGATCGATGTGCCGCTGATCGCTGATGCGGACAACGGCTTCGGAAATGCGGTCAATACGATCCGGACCGTCAGGGAGTACATCAACGCTGGCCTCGGCGGCATTCAGATTGAAGACCAGACGTTTCCGAAACGATGCGGTCACGTCGAGGGGCGACAGGTGATCGGCAGGGAGGAAGCCGTCGGAAAAGTCGAAGCCGCCGCCAGCGTTCGCGATGAACGGGACGAGGACTTCGTCATCATCGCTCGAACCGACGCGCTCGGTGCCGTCGACGGGACCGTCAAGAAGGCAATCAGCAGAGCGAACGCGTTTCTGGACGCTGGCGCCGACGTCGCATTCGTGGAGGGGCCGACCACCACAGACGAAGTTGAGGAGGTCGGCGCTGGCGTTGATGGCCCGCTCCTGTACAACTGTACGGGTATCTCGCCGCTGATGGACGCAGACGAACTCGAGTCAGCTGGCTTTGACATTCTTCTCTATCCAGGAATCTGTACGCGTACGGCGATCATTTCGATGTACGAGGCAGCGGTAAAGGTGAAATCGGAGGGGACTGATGCCGTCGGCGAGGTCTACAAGGAGATGGATGAATTACCGATCGGCGGTCTTCACGAGTTTTCTGGGTTCCCCCAGATCGTCGAGTGGGAGGAACAATTCCTCCCCGAAACGGAACAGGAGAAATACGAAGATACACTTGGCGAGTCGATAACGGATTGA
- a CDS encoding Bug family tripartite tricarboxylate transporter substrate binding protein, translating to MDTNRREFAKKLALGGAGMSLLAGCLTDDGEGNGNGNGNGGNGNGNGGNGNGNGGNGNGNGGDDFPDETITLVVPGSAGGGTDTYSRELGPALGDALGVPVQIDNRPGGNQLIGPGHVANQEADGYTIAVVNLPAVPAGWLIEEPDFDLRSFEGLGGFAGEGAVMVVNNDYADWEPEEVLEAYRTGEFSNIGVVHLGSFHMMGAVLESEDYFDVSFEWVGYPDAAEHNRAVASGEIPAAFSSEAGASQLVNEGEVTPMFTTNETDLYDVPTIEDMGYPPADFISQSRGFTVLEDVPDNRKDILADGMEEAVTSDSVQDWAESTGQNVFYTPREEFDENFHRIIDELPDLIDLDQFSG from the coding sequence ATGGATACGAATAGAAGAGAATTCGCGAAGAAGCTGGCGCTCGGCGGTGCGGGAATGTCACTGCTCGCAGGATGTCTCACCGACGATGGGGAAGGAAATGGGAACGGAAACGGTAACGGAGGTAATGGAAACGGCAACGGAGGTAACGGGAACGGAAACGGAGGTAACGGGAACGGAAACGGTGGTGACGACTTCCCGGATGAAACGATCACACTCGTCGTGCCTGGAAGTGCTGGCGGAGGGACCGACACCTACTCTCGCGAACTCGGCCCGGCCCTAGGTGATGCACTCGGGGTTCCCGTCCAGATCGATAACCGGCCCGGTGGCAACCAGCTCATCGGCCCCGGTCACGTTGCGAATCAGGAAGCTGACGGCTACACAATCGCCGTCGTTAATCTCCCTGCCGTGCCCGCTGGCTGGCTAATCGAAGAGCCCGATTTCGACCTTCGGTCGTTTGAAGGTCTCGGTGGGTTCGCCGGTGAAGGCGCCGTCATGGTCGTCAACAACGACTACGCAGATTGGGAGCCCGAAGAAGTCCTCGAGGCCTATCGAACCGGTGAGTTCTCGAATATCGGTGTCGTCCACCTGGGCAGTTTCCACATGATGGGCGCCGTACTCGAATCGGAGGATTACTTCGACGTCTCCTTCGAGTGGGTCGGCTACCCGGACGCGGCCGAACACAATCGTGCGGTCGCTTCTGGTGAAATTCCGGCAGCGTTCTCTTCAGAAGCAGGAGCGAGTCAGCTTGTCAATGAGGGCGAGGTAACCCCGATGTTCACGACGAACGAGACGGACCTTTACGATGTCCCTACTATCGAAGATATGGGTTACCCGCCGGCGGACTTCATCTCCCAGAGCCGGGGTTTCACCGTACTCGAGGACGTTCCGGACAACCGAAAGGACATCCTTGCCGACGGAATGGAAGAAGCGGTGACCAGTGATAGCGTTCAGGACTGGGCGGAATCGACCGGCCAGAACGTCTTCTACACCCCGCGCGAGGAGTTCGACGAGAACTTCCACCGGATCATTGACGAACTGCCGGATCTCATCGACCTCGATCAGTTCTCGGGATAA
- a CDS encoding MmgE/PrpD family protein: protein MTPERDLCTYCAELEYTQLPDDVQNLAGQFVLDTLGIAIRAADKDSSRALTAGADDVLTGTPECTVWATGDRESATYAAFVNASFVHTLELDDTHREAVIHPGAPIVPTAFAIGEREGATGHDLLTAVVAGYEVACRLGMALNNHRVHLERGFHGTATCGVFGAAVAGGLLAGFDADELENLLGITLSQASGSLQYKANGAWTKRIHPGLAARDAVLAVALAKQGFRGAAEPITGRHGFLEMFGVDPDVERLTEGLGDDHEIQRTGIKPYACCRYNHPAIDATLEVVIEHDIDPEEITNIMLETFESAYELSQPVERKIRPENVVDAQFSPQYAVAVAAIDRQALASQYTRERLNDSELRSLLERVTVREAESMTEHFPSAWPARVSVETNRGTYTARVDGPSGEPEARLTETEMIEKFRSLTEPRTTATGQDAVVEAVLSLESRDIRDVASTIAGAIDSN, encoded by the coding sequence ATGACCCCCGAGCGGGACCTCTGTACGTACTGTGCCGAACTCGAGTACACGCAACTTCCAGACGATGTGCAGAATTTGGCCGGTCAGTTTGTCCTGGATACCCTTGGAATCGCGATCCGAGCGGCCGACAAAGATTCGAGCCGAGCCCTGACAGCTGGCGCAGACGACGTTCTAACCGGAACCCCGGAGTGTACCGTCTGGGCCACTGGCGACCGAGAGTCAGCCACGTACGCGGCGTTTGTGAACGCCTCGTTCGTTCACACGCTCGAACTCGACGACACCCATCGGGAAGCAGTGATTCATCCAGGAGCGCCTATCGTTCCGACTGCGTTCGCGATCGGCGAGCGCGAGGGAGCCACCGGCCACGACCTGCTCACAGCCGTCGTCGCTGGCTACGAGGTCGCTTGCCGACTGGGGATGGCTCTCAATAATCATCGCGTTCATCTCGAACGCGGATTTCATGGCACAGCGACGTGTGGCGTGTTCGGTGCGGCCGTCGCCGGGGGGTTACTCGCTGGTTTTGACGCGGACGAACTCGAGAACCTCCTCGGAATCACGCTCAGCCAGGCATCGGGTTCGCTGCAGTACAAAGCCAACGGCGCCTGGACCAAGCGGATTCATCCAGGACTGGCCGCACGAGACGCCGTACTCGCCGTGGCACTCGCAAAACAGGGGTTCAGAGGAGCGGCGGAACCGATTACCGGACGGCACGGCTTCCTCGAGATGTTCGGCGTTGATCCGGACGTAGAGCGGCTAACCGAAGGACTGGGCGACGACCACGAAATCCAGCGTACGGGGATCAAGCCGTATGCGTGCTGTCGGTACAACCACCCGGCGATTGACGCGACGCTCGAGGTGGTCATAGAACACGACATTGATCCGGAGGAGATTACGAATATTATGCTCGAAACGTTCGAAAGTGCATACGAACTGAGCCAGCCGGTGGAACGAAAAATACGCCCGGAGAACGTGGTCGATGCTCAGTTCAGTCCGCAGTACGCAGTCGCCGTCGCCGCAATCGACCGACAGGCGCTCGCATCGCAGTACACGCGTGAACGCCTCAATGATTCGGAGCTACGTTCGCTGTTAGAGCGGGTCACTGTTCGCGAAGCCGAATCGATGACCGAACACTTCCCGTCAGCCTGGCCAGCCCGGGTATCGGTTGAAACTAATCGCGGAACCTATACGGCCAGAGTCGATGGCCCCAGTGGCGAACCGGAAGCGCGCCTGACCGAGACTGAAATGATCGAGAAGTTCCGATCCTTGACTGAACCACGAACCACAGCGACTGGGCAAGATGCCGTTGTTGAGGCGGTCCTTTCCCTCGAGTCACGCGACATCCGCGACGTGGCATCGACGATTGCGGGGGCGATCGATTCAAACTAA
- a CDS encoding aconitase/3-isopropylmalate dehydratase large subunit family protein: MGQTIAQKVIADHSDATDVDPGDLVDVTPDWILANDLSMYRGMERMDDLGYGRIADPDRAIIAFDHHVPSSDPTITTHMNEMRKWLTEQNVEHFYDSGEGILHNIVAENGYALPGQLIIGSDSHTTTHGAFGMLSTGISHTDLGQALGSGELWLKVPETRRVVVDEELPDGTSAKDLGLAIMGELTASKAIYDTIEYYGAGIEALQMHERQTLTNFAVELGAQAGIIPADDVTESYLKGRARESYEPVEADEDAEYTATHELEGGDIEPLVAMPSAVDNVGTVAENVGTTVDQVFVGTCNNGRFEDIQAFADVLGNDSVAKHTKLIVVPGSKQAYKRMNEEGITNQIMDAGGVVNAPGCGPCFGAHGGLLGEGDTCVGTMNRNFPGRMGPGEIYISSPETAAASAMYGEITDPREVV; encoded by the coding sequence ATGGGGCAGACCATCGCCCAGAAGGTCATAGCCGACCATTCGGACGCGACAGACGTCGATCCAGGCGATCTCGTCGACGTCACACCCGATTGGATCCTGGCGAACGACCTCTCAATGTACCGCGGAATGGAACGAATGGATGACCTCGGATACGGACGGATCGCTGACCCGGATCGCGCGATTATTGCGTTTGATCATCACGTTCCCTCGAGCGATCCGACGATCACGACCCATATGAACGAGATGCGAAAGTGGCTCACCGAGCAAAACGTCGAGCACTTCTATGATTCGGGGGAGGGAATCCTTCACAACATCGTCGCAGAGAATGGGTACGCCCTACCTGGTCAACTTATCATCGGATCGGATTCGCACACCACGACCCACGGAGCATTCGGAATGCTTTCGACCGGCATCTCTCATACCGACCTCGGACAGGCGCTGGGATCGGGCGAACTGTGGCTCAAGGTCCCGGAAACGCGCAGAGTAGTCGTCGACGAAGAACTTCCCGACGGAACTAGCGCTAAGGATCTCGGCCTCGCAATCATGGGGGAACTCACCGCCAGTAAGGCAATCTATGACACGATTGAATACTACGGCGCAGGAATAGAAGCTCTCCAGATGCACGAGCGACAGACGCTGACCAACTTTGCGGTCGAACTCGGTGCCCAGGCCGGAATCATTCCGGCTGACGATGTCACCGAATCCTACCTCAAGGGAAGAGCGCGAGAGTCATACGAACCGGTTGAAGCGGACGAGGACGCCGAGTATACGGCGACTCACGAACTCGAGGGTGGGGATATCGAGCCTCTCGTCGCAATGCCGTCGGCCGTCGACAACGTTGGAACGGTCGCGGAGAACGTCGGAACGACAGTCGATCAAGTGTTCGTCGGCACCTGCAATAACGGTCGGTTTGAAGATATCCAAGCGTTCGCCGACGTCCTGGGAAACGATTCTGTCGCAAAGCACACCAAGTTGATCGTCGTTCCCGGCAGCAAGCAGGCCTACAAGCGAATGAACGAAGAAGGCATTACGAACCAGATTATGGACGCTGGTGGCGTAGTTAACGCGCCCGGGTGCGGGCCCTGTTTCGGAGCTCACGGCGGTCTCCTCGGCGAGGGCGATACCTGCGTCGGAACGATGAACCGCAACTTCCCTGGTCGAATGGGTCCAGGTGAAATTTATATTAGTAGCCCGGAAACGGCAGCAGCATCGGCAATGTACGGCGAAATCACCGATCCGAGGGAGGTGGTCTGA
- a CDS encoding CaiB/BaiF CoA transferase family protein — protein MVGEARDPDTETGPLEGVTVVDASQVLVGPFCTMQLGDLGADVIKVERPEVGDQTRGWYPPTFNKDEKSLSAYYASVNRNKRSVTVNLKDERGRGILRDLVREADVFVENFRVGTTEKWGLGYEDLAAENPDLVYCSLSGYGEWGPHAERPAYDLIMQAESGLMSITGEADGNPVRVGVAIADIGAGMYATQAILAALFRREFADAGGQKIDVSLFDGQLAWMSYMASYYFATGESPEKMGSRHPTIVPYQAFSTQDGHVVVAAASEKIWQNLCNALERPDLLDDERFSRNADRVDNREALEAILAAEIEPYDTEDIVAVLEAADVPASPVYDIADAFGHPQAKARGMKATVDHPRAGAVEMPSSPMHLSATPTTVRRHPPDLGEHTASVLSELGYDDETIRKFDNNDVI, from the coding sequence ATGGTTGGAGAAGCACGCGATCCAGATACGGAGACCGGTCCGCTTGAGGGCGTTACCGTCGTCGACGCCTCACAGGTGCTCGTCGGCCCGTTCTGTACGATGCAGTTGGGAGATCTCGGCGCGGACGTGATCAAGGTCGAACGACCCGAGGTAGGCGACCAGACCCGAGGTTGGTATCCCCCGACGTTCAACAAGGATGAAAAATCCCTCAGCGCCTACTACGCGAGCGTCAACCGTAACAAGCGATCAGTTACGGTAAATCTCAAGGACGAACGAGGGCGTGGGATCCTTCGCGATCTCGTGCGTGAGGCGGACGTGTTCGTGGAAAACTTTCGAGTCGGAACGACGGAGAAATGGGGCTTAGGATACGAAGATCTAGCCGCAGAGAATCCCGATCTCGTCTACTGTTCGCTTTCGGGATACGGCGAATGGGGGCCTCACGCCGAACGACCGGCCTACGATTTAATCATGCAGGCTGAAAGCGGGCTGATGAGCATCACAGGAGAGGCCGACGGGAATCCCGTCCGAGTCGGTGTTGCCATTGCTGACATCGGGGCAGGGATGTACGCCACTCAGGCAATCTTGGCCGCCCTCTTCCGACGGGAGTTCGCTGACGCGGGCGGCCAGAAAATCGACGTCAGTCTGTTCGACGGCCAGCTCGCTTGGATGTCCTATATGGCCAGCTACTACTTTGCGACAGGAGAGTCACCGGAGAAGATGGGATCGAGGCATCCGACTATCGTACCGTACCAGGCGTTTTCAACTCAAGATGGCCACGTCGTTGTAGCTGCTGCCTCCGAAAAAATTTGGCAAAACCTGTGTAACGCTCTCGAACGGCCCGACTTACTCGATGACGAACGGTTCAGCCGAAACGCTGATCGAGTCGACAACCGCGAGGCACTCGAAGCGATTCTTGCGGCTGAAATCGAGCCATACGACACAGAGGACATCGTCGCAGTACTTGAAGCAGCGGATGTACCGGCGTCACCAGTCTACGACATTGCGGACGCGTTCGGGCATCCGCAAGCGAAAGCCCGTGGGATGAAAGCAACCGTCGACCATCCGCGCGCTGGGGCCGTCGAAATGCCGTCGAGTCCAATGCACCTTTCGGCAACACCGACCACCGTCCGTCGACACCCACCGGATTTAGGCGAACACACCGCATCCGTCCTCTCGGAGCTAGGGTACGACGACGAAACGATACGCAAATTTGACAACAATGATGTTATCTAG
- a CDS encoding tripartite tricarboxylate transporter TctB family protein codes for MKSSLNRLRVIDGETVFTGILLVIAVYMFVEAATFSSRAATFPRAISGAAIVGCVLLLISPFLPGPIRSFVEEDARIVKQDDATAKADETPADSDPEESELKPINSAYTALMIGGYVIVAYLAGFFVATPLFVLAYIFVFDINRLYGSMILIASVLVIAGLERALNAPLDEGLIFTVGF; via the coding sequence ATGAAATCATCTCTAAATCGACTACGGGTAATCGACGGCGAGACAGTGTTCACGGGGATTCTCCTCGTTATTGCAGTGTACATGTTCGTCGAAGCTGCGACGTTTTCCTCTCGGGCAGCGACGTTTCCCCGAGCGATATCGGGGGCTGCAATAGTTGGGTGCGTACTGCTGCTGATTTCACCGTTTCTTCCCGGCCCGATTCGATCGTTCGTCGAAGAGGACGCACGAATCGTTAAACAGGACGATGCCACAGCTAAAGCGGACGAGACGCCAGCCGACAGTGATCCTGAAGAGTCCGAGCTCAAACCGATCAATAGCGCCTATACAGCGCTGATGATCGGGGGATACGTGATCGTTGCGTATCTCGCCGGGTTCTTTGTCGCAACACCGCTGTTCGTCCTCGCGTACATATTTGTGTTCGACATTAATCGTCTGTACGGTTCGATGATCCTTATCGCGAGCGTTCTCGTGATAGCTGGACTCGAAAGAGCACTTAATGCACCGTTGGACGAGGGACTCATCTTCACGGTGGGATTCTAA
- a CDS encoding thiolase domain-containing protein, whose protein sequence is MSKTHVAGIGLTPFGAHEGRSGRDLFAEAGLAALNDANVHPNAVEEVYYGNFIGELAEGQGHQGPLMADAIGVTAPTRRLEGACASSGLAVRDAVRAIESGQTDVAIVGGMERLTNMSTTAVTSGLATAADAAYEGRAGITFPGAYALMANAYFNQYGGSRTDLAHIAVKNHANATTNPHAHFPRSITIDEALNAPMVASPLGLYDACPISDGAAALVLTSERYAESRSLETPVAITGSGAGSDRLALQDRSSITYTPATEEAATDAYDAAGIDPKDIDFAEVHDCFTIAEVLALESLGLAERGNGIRHARDGVTTPDGRIPVNLSGGLKAKGHPVGATGAAQVAAVTGLLSGSHPNASKVPDATVGIAHNAGGTVASATVHVLEVIK, encoded by the coding sequence ATGTCTAAAACGCACGTGGCTGGGATTGGACTCACACCTTTCGGGGCCCACGAAGGGCGCTCCGGACGAGATCTATTCGCGGAGGCTGGGTTGGCTGCGCTCAATGATGCCAATGTACATCCTAATGCAGTCGAGGAGGTCTATTACGGCAATTTCATCGGTGAACTCGCTGAAGGGCAGGGTCACCAGGGGCCGCTGATGGCCGACGCGATTGGCGTGACTGCACCGACAAGACGACTTGAGGGCGCGTGTGCATCGAGCGGCTTAGCTGTTCGCGACGCCGTTCGAGCGATCGAATCCGGCCAGACGGATGTCGCTATCGTCGGCGGGATGGAACGGCTGACCAACATGAGTACGACGGCAGTTACCAGCGGGTTAGCGACAGCCGCTGATGCGGCGTACGAAGGCCGAGCAGGTATCACGTTCCCAGGCGCGTATGCGTTGATGGCGAACGCCTACTTCAATCAATATGGTGGATCGAGAACCGATCTCGCCCATATCGCGGTCAAGAATCATGCGAATGCGACCACGAACCCACACGCCCACTTTCCACGTTCGATCACCATCGACGAGGCTCTCAATGCACCAATGGTTGCCTCACCACTCGGACTGTATGACGCGTGTCCGATCAGCGATGGGGCTGCTGCCCTCGTTTTGACCAGCGAACGGTACGCTGAATCTCGAAGCCTCGAGACTCCAGTCGCGATCACCGGGTCCGGTGCCGGATCTGACCGACTTGCACTCCAGGATCGGTCCTCAATAACGTACACGCCGGCAACCGAAGAAGCAGCAACCGACGCGTACGACGCCGCCGGAATTGACCCGAAAGACATCGACTTCGCGGAAGTCCACGACTGCTTTACCATCGCGGAGGTACTGGCTCTCGAATCGCTGGGGCTCGCCGAACGCGGTAACGGTATTCGACATGCTCGAGACGGCGTGACAACCCCAGACGGGCGAATCCCGGTTAATCTATCCGGCGGGCTGAAAGCAAAAGGTCATCCAGTCGGTGCAACGGGCGCTGCACAAGTCGCCGCGGTCACCGGGTTGCTATCGGGGTCACATCCCAACGCGTCGAAAGTACCAGACGCCACAGTCGGCATAGCTCACAACGCAGGCGGAACGGTCGCAAGCGCTACTGTCCACGTATTGGAGGTGATCAAATGA